The following coding sequences are from one Paenibacillus tundrae window:
- the glnA gene encoding type I glutamate--ammonia ligase, with protein sequence MSVENVLKAIQENNIEWVDFRFVDLAGRAHHISLPASAVDADTFVNGVAFDGSSIQGFRGIEESDMVMMPDPEATYVDPFTAHPTLNVMCDIFTPDGERYERDPRSIAVKAEAFLKESGVGTAAFFAPESEFFIFDDVRYESGTNSSSYYVDSEEASWNTNRKEEGGNLGFKVRTKGGYVPVAPVDTQQDIRSEMCRLLEEAGLSIERHHHEVATAGQAEINFRFDTLKKTADNLLVYKYIVHNTARQYGKVATFMPKPLFGDNGSGMHVHQSIFDGDSPLFYDKAGYANLSEMALHYIGGILYHAPALIALTNPSTNSFKRLVPGYEAPVNLVYSKGNRSAAVRIPVAAVTPKGCRIEFRTPDSTANPYLAFSAMLMAGLDGIKRKINPTELGYGPLDKNIYDLSDADKENIRSVPASLEEALDALAADNEFLTEGGVFTKEFIDNYINLKRDEAKAVAIRIHPHEYSLYFDC encoded by the coding sequence ATGTCGGTTGAAAACGTATTGAAAGCAATTCAAGAGAACAACATCGAGTGGGTAGATTTTCGTTTTGTAGATTTAGCTGGTCGTGCACATCACATCTCGTTGCCAGCTTCGGCTGTTGATGCAGACACATTCGTAAACGGAGTAGCTTTTGACGGTTCTTCTATCCAAGGTTTCCGTGGAATTGAAGAGTCCGATATGGTTATGATGCCAGATCCTGAAGCGACATATGTCGATCCGTTCACAGCACACCCTACATTGAATGTTATGTGTGATATTTTCACACCTGATGGTGAGCGTTATGAGCGTGACCCACGCAGCATCGCTGTTAAAGCAGAAGCTTTCTTGAAAGAAAGCGGCGTTGGTACAGCAGCATTCTTCGCACCTGAGTCTGAGTTCTTCATCTTCGACGATGTACGTTACGAGAGCGGTACGAACAGCTCTTCTTACTATGTTGATTCCGAAGAAGCATCTTGGAACACAAACCGCAAAGAAGAAGGCGGCAACCTGGGCTTCAAAGTTCGCACGAAAGGCGGATATGTTCCAGTAGCTCCAGTTGATACTCAACAAGACATTCGTAGTGAAATGTGTCGTCTCTTGGAAGAAGCAGGTTTGTCGATCGAGCGTCATCACCATGAAGTGGCGACAGCAGGTCAAGCCGAAATCAACTTCCGCTTTGATACGTTGAAGAAAACAGCAGATAACCTGCTTGTATACAAATACATCGTGCACAACACTGCACGTCAATATGGCAAAGTAGCTACATTCATGCCAAAACCATTGTTTGGTGACAACGGTAGCGGTATGCACGTACACCAATCCATCTTCGATGGCGATTCCCCATTGTTCTATGACAAAGCGGGATATGCTAACCTGAGCGAAATGGCTCTGCACTACATCGGAGGTATTCTGTACCACGCTCCAGCACTGATCGCTTTGACGAACCCTAGTACGAACTCATTCAAACGTCTCGTGCCTGGTTATGAAGCACCGGTTAACTTGGTTTACTCCAAAGGTAACCGTTCTGCAGCGGTTCGTATCCCAGTTGCAGCAGTGACACCTAAAGGTTGTCGTATCGAGTTCCGTACACCTGACTCCACAGCTAACCCTTACCTGGCATTCTCCGCAATGTTGATGGCGGGTCTGGACGGAATCAAACGTAAAATCAACCCAACAGAGCTTGGATATGGTCCATTGGACAAAAATATCTATGACCTGTCCGATGCAGATAAAGAAAACATCCGCAGCGTGCCAGCTTCTTTGGAAGAAGCGCTTGATGCACTGGCAGCTGATAACGAATTCTTGACTGAAGGCGGCGTATTCACTAAAGAATTCATTGATAACTATATCAACCTCAAACGTGATGAAGCTAAAGCGGTAGCGATCCGCATTCATCCGCACGAGTACAGCCTCTACTTCGACTGCTAA
- the serC gene encoding 3-phosphoserine/phosphohydroxythreonine transaminase — protein MLTKRAYNFNAGPAALPLEVLERAQAEFVDFRNTGMSIMEMSHRGAVYESVHNEAQDRLLSLLGSPKGYKVLFLQGGASTQFAMLPMNLLGAGQTASYVNTGSWAKKALSEAKLIGEAQVVASSEADKFMKLPDVSNLSLPENSAYVHLTSNETIEGTQFKDFPDTGSVPLIADMSSDIFCKPFKLNQFGMIYAGAQKNLGPSGITVVIAREELVSESPKTIPTMFRYSTHVENNSLYNTPPSFSVYMVNEVLKWIEEQGGLAGVEQKNKKKAELLYNTIDSSGDFYRGCVDVNDRSLMNVTFRLATEELEKQFIKASEQEGFVGLKGHRSVGGLRASIYNAAPYESVKALTDFMTHFQQTNG, from the coding sequence ATTTTGACAAAGAGAGCGTATAATTTTAATGCAGGACCAGCGGCACTGCCACTTGAGGTTTTGGAGCGTGCTCAGGCGGAATTTGTTGATTTTCGTAATACAGGTATGTCGATTATGGAGATGTCCCACCGTGGAGCTGTGTACGAATCGGTACATAACGAAGCTCAAGATCGTTTATTATCTTTGCTTGGCAGCCCGAAAGGCTACAAGGTGCTATTTCTACAGGGCGGTGCAAGTACGCAATTTGCCATGTTGCCTATGAACTTGCTCGGTGCGGGTCAGACAGCCAGTTATGTGAATACAGGCAGCTGGGCTAAAAAAGCACTGTCTGAGGCTAAATTAATTGGTGAGGCTCAAGTGGTCGCTTCGTCCGAAGCGGACAAGTTCATGAAGCTTCCAGATGTATCGAATCTAAGCCTGCCAGAAAACAGTGCATATGTACATTTAACATCCAATGAAACGATTGAAGGGACACAGTTCAAGGACTTCCCGGATACAGGCTCTGTGCCTCTAATTGCAGATATGTCCAGTGATATCTTCTGTAAACCATTTAAGTTGAATCAATTCGGGATGATCTACGCTGGTGCGCAGAAGAACTTGGGCCCATCGGGGATTACGGTTGTCATTGCTCGCGAAGAGCTAGTGAGTGAGTCACCTAAAACAATCCCGACCATGTTCCGTTACAGTACACATGTGGAGAATAACTCCCTTTACAACACACCGCCTTCCTTCTCGGTATATATGGTGAATGAAGTGTTGAAATGGATTGAAGAGCAGGGCGGCCTGGCAGGTGTCGAGCAAAAGAATAAGAAGAAAGCCGAATTGCTCTATAATACGATTGATTCTTCCGGTGACTTCTATCGTGGTTGCGTCGATGTTAATGACCGTTCCTTGATGAATGTTACATTCCGTCTAGCGACAGAGGAGTTGGAGAAACAATTTATTAAGGCTTCTGAGCAAGAAGGATTTGTAGGTCTGAAAGGACACCGTAGCGTAGGTGGTCTGCGAGCATCTATCTACAATGCAGCTCCATATGAGAGTGTGAAAGCACTCACGGACTTTATGACCCACTTCCAACAAACGAACGGGTAA
- the trmL gene encoding tRNA (uridine(34)/cytosine(34)/5-carboxymethylaminomethyluridine(34)-2'-O)-methyltransferase TrmL, translated as MALHIVLVEPEIPANTGNISRTCAATGIHLHLVHPLGFRTDDATLKRAGLDYWHAVHIEYHDSFAEVQEKFPEGRFFYATTKAKNRYSDFEFRDGDFLVFGKETKGLPPELIAANPETCMRMPMTGDVRSLNLSNSAAIIAYEALRQLEFPGLD; from the coding sequence ATGGCTTTACACATTGTTCTGGTTGAGCCCGAGATTCCCGCGAATACGGGCAATATATCCCGCACATGCGCGGCTACCGGCATCCACCTACATCTGGTTCACCCACTGGGGTTTCGTACGGATGACGCTACACTGAAGCGTGCAGGCTTGGATTACTGGCATGCTGTACACATTGAATATCATGATTCTTTTGCTGAAGTTCAAGAGAAATTCCCTGAAGGACGATTTTTCTATGCAACGACGAAGGCGAAGAATCGGTATAGCGATTTTGAATTCCGTGATGGGGATTTCCTCGTTTTTGGTAAAGAAACCAAAGGACTTCCGCCGGAACTTATTGCGGCTAACCCAGAAACGTGCATGAGAATGCCAATGACAGGTGACGTACGGTCGTTGAATCTCTCAAATTCCGCAGCGATTATCGCATATGAGGCATTGCGTCAACTGGAATTCCCGGGCCTAGATTGA
- a CDS encoding AbrB/MazE/SpoVT family DNA-binding domain-containing protein encodes MKPAGVVRKVDQLGRIVLPKSLRKRYQMNEGDPVEILVQGDHIILERYRPKCIFCGSMEEVNEFKERYICAQCLDEMTQLPQHG; translated from the coding sequence ATGAAGCCAGCTGGAGTCGTTCGCAAAGTTGACCAATTGGGTAGGATCGTATTGCCTAAATCTTTGCGTAAAAGGTATCAAATGAATGAAGGAGATCCTGTAGAGATCCTAGTTCAAGGGGATCATATTATTTTGGAGAGATACCGTCCAAAATGTATTTTCTGCGGATCAATGGAAGAAGTCAATGAGTTCAAAGAGCGTTACATATGCGCACAATGTTTAGATGAAATGACCCAGCTTCCACAGCACGGGTAA
- a CDS encoding serine hydrolase domain-containing protein, translating into MTNRLNGFVHKIMNERLNVLSARVLHQGDLIAQWDRNQDTRRLQHSISKSFTCMAVGLAIEEGLLHLNSTLGDYFTYDSPTSITETMFPPQQLMLVDLLRMSSGHDNPPLHVEERASLEEKDWVKYYMSLPLDRMPGKQFTYSSGDTFMISALFQAVTGQTVKDFLTPRLFEPLGIHNVDWETSPLGVTLGCAGLWISNEELSRFGQLLLQEGNWKGQQLIPAEWIRSATRRQIMTSGDGDWGKGYGFQFWMCSHDAYRADGAHGQLCIILPAQHAVISINSEEDQMQQILNAVWNEILPILS; encoded by the coding sequence ATGACTAATAGGCTAAATGGATTTGTTCATAAAATCATGAATGAACGTCTTAACGTGTTATCCGCTCGCGTATTACATCAAGGAGATCTCATTGCACAATGGGATCGCAATCAAGACACTCGACGATTACAACATTCCATTAGTAAATCCTTCACATGCATGGCTGTTGGTCTTGCGATCGAAGAAGGCTTACTTCACCTAAATTCAACACTTGGCGATTATTTCACATACGATAGTCCCACCTCCATCACCGAGACGATGTTTCCGCCACAGCAGTTAATGTTGGTGGATCTACTTCGTATGTCTTCTGGACATGACAATCCTCCACTACACGTAGAAGAACGTGCCTCTTTGGAAGAGAAGGATTGGGTCAAATATTACATGTCGCTACCCTTGGATCGAATGCCAGGGAAACAATTTACCTACAGTAGTGGGGATACCTTCATGATCTCGGCTCTGTTTCAAGCAGTAACTGGCCAAACCGTGAAGGACTTTCTAACCCCACGCTTATTTGAACCACTGGGTATACATAATGTCGATTGGGAAACCTCTCCACTTGGCGTTACTTTGGGTTGTGCGGGTCTTTGGATTAGCAATGAGGAGTTGAGTCGATTCGGACAATTGCTTCTTCAAGAGGGCAACTGGAAGGGGCAGCAGCTTATACCTGCTGAGTGGATTCGAAGTGCTACACGTAGACAGATTATGACATCTGGAGATGGTGATTGGGGTAAGGGTTACGGATTTCAATTCTGGATGTGTTCGCATGATGCATATCGGGCTGATGGCGCTCATGGTCAACTTTGTATCATTTTGCCTGCACAGCACGCCGTCATCTCGATCAATAGTGAAGAAGATCAAATGCAGCAGATTCTTAATGCTGTGTGGAATGAGATTCTCCCGATCCTATCCTGA
- a CDS encoding alpha/beta hydrolase, with the protein MAHITIETGSPTLCMNTSIHVVSSDSGETSGGTLYLLHGAGDNASTWQRLTTIEMYAQQYGCTVIMPEANRSYYTDMEYGLNYFHYITQELPDLCKRQLNLNSDPAKTYVAGLSMGGYGALKCALTYPERYRKVASLSGVTDIQKRLQDPMMPPDMIKEMKAVFGEQLVVKPNQDLYTLSANLLQQGGALPDILSCCGDHDPFVEMNRAFAEYMQDTAFEFRYVETPGTHEWRFWEQHLRTMFDFLYNDKTKVE; encoded by the coding sequence ATGGCGCATATAACGATCGAAACGGGATCACCCACGTTATGCATGAATACGAGCATACATGTTGTGTCCAGTGACTCTGGAGAGACTTCAGGCGGTACGCTATATCTGCTGCATGGGGCAGGCGATAATGCAAGTACATGGCAGCGTCTGACGACAATCGAAATGTACGCTCAGCAGTACGGCTGTACCGTCATTATGCCAGAAGCCAATCGAAGCTATTACACGGATATGGAATACGGCCTGAATTACTTCCACTACATCACTCAGGAGTTACCTGACTTATGCAAGCGTCAGCTTAATCTGAATTCCGATCCAGCGAAGACGTATGTTGCCGGTTTATCTATGGGTGGATATGGTGCGCTGAAATGTGCACTGACTTATCCAGAACGATATCGCAAGGTCGCTTCCTTATCGGGTGTGACGGATATTCAGAAACGTTTACAAGATCCGATGATGCCTCCAGACATGATTAAAGAAATGAAAGCGGTTTTTGGTGAACAGTTGGTAGTGAAGCCTAATCAGGATCTATACACCTTGTCAGCCAACTTGCTGCAGCAGGGTGGAGCCTTACCCGATATTCTGAGTTGCTGCGGCGATCATGATCCATTTGTCGAGATGAACCGAGCATTCGCTGAATATATGCAGGATACCGCTTTTGAATTTCGGTATGTGGAGACACCAGGCACTCATGAATGGAGATTTTGGGAACAGCACCTAAGAACGATGTTTGATTTTCTGTATAACGACAAGACCAAAGTAGAGTGA
- a CDS encoding ABC transporter permease: MKPAAEGPSKKLKGHVKGNSLWSEIWKHRMTYTLLIPGLVWLILFAYMPMGGLSLAFKDYKANLGIWGSPWSGFENFKYVFRDPTFIDAVWRTLYINILKLIIQFPFPIILALLLNELRMRRGKKWFQTVLTFPHFLSWIIVSGVVINVLAYDGLVNSALGLLGLPTINFLGSESNFVPMLLLTDIWKSSGWGAIIFLAAISGIDQDQYESAQIDGASRMQQMFRITLPNILPTITVMFILSVGGLMSSGFDQIFNLANAATKNVSEVLDVYIYRITFQSSTDFSFSTAVSLFRSIVNMILLLLADRFAKWLGGDGLFR; this comes from the coding sequence ATGAAACCTGCAGCCGAAGGACCTAGCAAAAAGCTGAAGGGACACGTGAAAGGCAATTCGCTCTGGAGTGAAATCTGGAAGCACCGAATGACATATACCCTGTTGATACCGGGACTTGTCTGGTTGATCCTATTTGCCTACATGCCAATGGGAGGTCTATCTCTGGCATTCAAAGACTACAAGGCAAACTTGGGAATCTGGGGCAGTCCATGGAGCGGATTTGAGAATTTTAAATATGTTTTCCGTGACCCAACCTTTATCGATGCCGTATGGCGAACGCTGTACATCAATATTTTGAAACTGATCATCCAGTTCCCGTTCCCGATCATTCTGGCATTGTTGCTGAATGAATTGCGAATGCGCAGAGGGAAGAAATGGTTCCAAACCGTCCTTACCTTCCCCCACTTCCTATCTTGGATCATTGTATCTGGGGTAGTTATCAACGTGCTGGCGTATGACGGACTGGTCAATAGCGCGCTTGGATTACTCGGATTGCCAACGATTAATTTCTTAGGTTCCGAATCGAACTTCGTACCCATGCTGTTATTGACTGATATCTGGAAATCAAGCGGATGGGGCGCAATTATCTTCCTAGCAGCTATATCCGGTATTGACCAGGATCAGTATGAATCAGCACAGATTGACGGAGCTTCGCGTATGCAGCAGATGTTCCGTATCACGCTGCCTAACATTCTTCCAACGATCACGGTTATGTTTATTCTGTCGGTTGGTGGACTCATGTCTTCCGGTTTCGACCAGATCTTCAACTTAGCCAACGCTGCAACCAAAAATGTATCAGAAGTGCTCGATGTATATATCTATCGAATCACGTTCCAGTCTTCAACCGATTTCTCATTCTCGACAGCAGTCAGCCTATTCCGTTCCATCGTGAACATGATTTTGTTGCTTCTCGCTGACCGATTTGCGAAATGGCTTGGCGGAGACGGATTGTTCCGATAA
- a CDS encoding carbohydrate ABC transporter permease, with protein MSKKANKKPRIGTEKMTFLDYIIFAILLVLALMILIPFWNVIMISFATQKEYAENPFLMFPKEFTLDSYRALFADGSIISGYKNTLILLVIGLPLSLFLTTSMAYGLSRNKFPFKKFLFFLVLFTMIFNGGIVPLYLIMKSLHLTGTLWSVILAGSFSAFNMILMMNYFYTLPESLMESARLDGAGEWRILFSVVLPLATPIIATITLFYGVAYWNSWYDAMIFLRKADQLPLQNVLRTIIVTSQTNASNASSVDATQVSNFSMGMKMAAVFVTMVPIMCFFPMLQKHFAKGVLTGAIKT; from the coding sequence ATGAGTAAGAAAGCGAACAAGAAGCCGAGAATTGGCACTGAAAAAATGACCTTTCTCGATTACATCATATTTGCCATTCTACTTGTGCTTGCCTTGATGATTCTAATTCCGTTCTGGAACGTGATCATGATCTCATTTGCAACACAAAAGGAATATGCTGAAAATCCATTTCTGATGTTCCCGAAAGAGTTCACACTGGATTCATACCGAGCATTATTCGCTGACGGAAGTATCATTTCAGGGTACAAAAACACACTTATTTTGCTCGTGATTGGATTGCCGCTCAGCTTGTTCCTGACAACGAGTATGGCTTACGGCTTGAGCCGCAATAAGTTTCCGTTTAAAAAGTTTCTGTTTTTCCTAGTGCTGTTCACTATGATCTTTAATGGTGGGATTGTACCACTGTATCTCATTATGAAATCGTTGCACCTTACAGGTACATTGTGGTCAGTGATCCTCGCGGGAAGCTTCAGTGCCTTCAATATGATTCTGATGATGAACTATTTCTATACCTTGCCAGAGTCACTGATGGAGTCTGCGAGATTGGATGGAGCGGGTGAATGGAGAATCCTGTTCTCTGTCGTTCTTCCACTGGCGACGCCGATCATAGCTACCATCACGCTCTTCTATGGGGTAGCTTACTGGAACAGTTGGTACGATGCGATGATCTTCTTGCGAAAAGCGGATCAGTTACCATTGCAGAACGTGCTCAGGACGATCATTGTTACGTCTCAGACCAATGCATCCAATGCATCTAGTGTCGATGCAACCCAAGTCAGCAACTTCTCTATGGGTATGAAGATGGCGGCTGTATTTGTAACGATGGTTCCGATTATGTGTTTCTTCCCAATGCTGCAGAAGCACTTTGCCAAAGGGGTATTAACAGGGGCAATCAAGACCTGA
- a CDS encoding ABC transporter substrate-binding protein — protein sequence MNTNKKLSVRSIFAITLCLLMLVVTACSNGGSEGSNEKDADGNYKDNLTISVANLTEIKNGNLDNDFHKFWTDKFNVTWDYNYIDWDSWGEKLRLWINSGDLPDVSVWNYVHGDALNNIDQGLFYKFPDDWKERWPNVAAAYNLTGLGDKLEELTGGTYLLPRPIYYENKPADPLTNQIGVIALRKDWAEAVGFELKDAYTTSELNEYAALVKEKDPGKVGNKLVPLSYNAADAMTNIIMPNSVHAITDSPFFKGEDGQFHWGPAEPETLTGLKLMQKAYKDGLLNPEFYTWKNNEGQNNFKVTGTAAVTSLGGLASYRQGLDSDIRKNLGVDSDEMVHTAIVLGDDGKYRNLEQANFWSALIFNPEISDEKFERIMDLIDYSATKEGQLLINMGFEGTDWKYDENNELVSLLPEGTVLEDKYPARFEGLYLLGDDFSVVNPAIKKDYRDRAVKLFEEKAKLGTEGQSLATYDWDVNLYDSKAKSQASFDYQNEYANLILKSGDLEANWKEWVNSKMSLVQPYLDELNEQF from the coding sequence ATGAACACGAACAAAAAGTTGTCAGTTAGATCGATCTTTGCTATCACACTTTGTTTATTGATGCTGGTGGTGACGGCTTGTTCTAATGGTGGCTCAGAAGGTAGTAACGAAAAGGACGCAGATGGCAATTACAAAGATAACCTGACCATCTCTGTAGCGAACCTGACGGAAATTAAAAACGGAAATTTGGATAATGACTTCCATAAGTTCTGGACAGACAAATTCAATGTAACGTGGGATTACAACTATATCGACTGGGATTCATGGGGCGAGAAGCTTCGTCTGTGGATCAACTCGGGTGACTTGCCGGATGTATCGGTATGGAACTACGTTCACGGAGATGCGCTGAATAACATTGATCAAGGCTTGTTCTACAAATTCCCGGATGATTGGAAAGAGCGCTGGCCGAATGTTGCTGCAGCGTATAACTTGACAGGGCTTGGCGATAAGTTGGAGGAGCTGACAGGTGGAACGTATCTCCTGCCTAGACCGATTTATTATGAGAACAAACCTGCTGATCCACTTACGAACCAAATCGGTGTCATTGCTCTTCGTAAGGACTGGGCAGAAGCGGTTGGTTTCGAATTGAAGGATGCGTATACCACATCTGAATTGAATGAATATGCTGCACTCGTAAAAGAGAAAGATCCAGGTAAAGTGGGGAACAAGCTTGTACCCCTGTCTTATAACGCTGCTGATGCGATGACTAACATCATTATGCCAAACAGCGTGCATGCGATCACAGATTCTCCATTCTTCAAAGGTGAAGATGGTCAGTTCCACTGGGGACCAGCAGAGCCTGAAACACTTACAGGGCTGAAATTGATGCAAAAAGCATATAAAGATGGTTTGCTCAACCCTGAGTTTTACACATGGAAAAACAATGAAGGTCAGAACAACTTTAAAGTAACAGGTACAGCAGCAGTAACAAGTCTGGGTGGACTTGCTTCATACAGACAAGGTCTAGATTCGGATATTCGTAAAAATCTAGGTGTAGATAGTGATGAAATGGTTCATACGGCAATCGTTCTTGGTGACGACGGTAAATACCGTAACCTGGAGCAAGCCAACTTCTGGTCCGCATTGATCTTCAATCCGGAGATTAGTGACGAGAAATTTGAACGCATCATGGATCTGATTGACTATTCCGCAACCAAAGAGGGACAATTGCTCATCAACATGGGCTTTGAAGGAACCGATTGGAAATACGATGAGAACAACGAATTGGTGAGCTTGCTGCCAGAAGGAACGGTTCTAGAAGATAAGTACCCAGCTCGTTTCGAAGGATTATACCTGCTTGGTGACGATTTCAGTGTAGTCAACCCTGCGATCAAAAAGGATTACCGCGACCGTGCCGTAAAACTGTTTGAAGAAAAAGCAAAACTTGGTACAGAGGGTCAATCGCTCGCAACCTATGACTGGGATGTCAACCTATACGACTCCAAAGCGAAAAGTCAGGCTTCATTCGATTACCAGAACGAATATGCAAACCTGATTCTCAAAAGTGGAGATCTGGAGGCTAACTGGAAAGAATGGGTGAACAGTAAAATGTCTCTGGTTCAACCTTACCTGGATGAGCTGAACGAACAATTTTAA
- the bglX gene encoding beta-glucosidase BglX gives MNNEQLIDLVGQMTLEEKTAQLLQLTSNFYEGTDTQGQITGPMEEMGITQQSVDASGSILGLSGAQAIIDVQQAYMEKSRLGIPLLFMADVVHGFKTIFPIPLAIGCSWDTQLAEQSAEIAARESAVSGLHVTFAPMVDLVRDPRWGRVMETTGEDPYLNSLFAAAFVRGYQGDNLQEETDRLAACVKHFAAYGAAEGGRDYNTVDMSERNLREYYLPAYKAALDAGVEMVMASFNTVDGIPASGNEKLMRDILREEWGFEGVLISDWASIREMIAHGAAEDDREAAYRAIRAGVDIEMMTPCYVHHLPALIASGEVSEKLIDEAVLRILQLKEKLGLFDNPFRAANPEREREIVFSKEHRQVSYELATKSAVLLKNANGILPLNPQAHIALIGPFAESEDILGWWSCEGVKADAVKLGTALQERLGTDHVHLAQGSGVHTITSEQIAEALEVASKADLIVLALGEDSDMSGEGGSRTDIRLPAAQLELIKHIRSTGKPLATVIFNGRPLDLHGIWEESDAVLEAWFPGSEGGTAIADVLTGVVNPSARLTMSFPQSVGQVPVYYNHFNTGRPLNPQKTEERYVSKYIDSPNDPLLPFGYGLSYTTFEYGSLDISSRELSNELPLTIKVKVTNTGERTGVETVQLYVRDVTGEVVRPMRELKDYVKLELAPGETGTATFTLSEAQLRYHHSDLSYRSDKGTFHVYVGPNSRDTQETSFQLV, from the coding sequence ATGAATAATGAGCAATTGATCGATCTGGTGGGACAGATGACTTTGGAGGAAAAGACAGCCCAGCTGCTCCAATTAACTTCTAACTTTTATGAAGGGACGGATACGCAGGGGCAGATTACTGGCCCGATGGAAGAGATGGGAATTACCCAGCAGTCTGTGGATGCAAGTGGCTCTATTCTAGGGTTGTCCGGTGCTCAGGCGATTATTGATGTGCAGCAAGCTTATATGGAAAAAAGCCGACTCGGCATCCCCCTTTTGTTCATGGCAGATGTCGTGCATGGGTTCAAAACGATTTTCCCCATCCCGCTGGCGATTGGTTGTTCATGGGATACCCAGTTAGCGGAGCAAAGTGCTGAAATTGCAGCACGTGAATCTGCAGTATCTGGTTTACATGTTACATTTGCCCCTATGGTGGATTTGGTTCGCGACCCGCGCTGGGGTCGTGTCATGGAAACGACAGGAGAAGACCCTTATCTGAACAGCTTGTTCGCCGCAGCCTTTGTTCGTGGATATCAAGGGGACAATCTACAGGAGGAGACAGACCGGCTCGCGGCCTGTGTCAAACATTTTGCTGCGTATGGTGCGGCAGAGGGTGGTCGTGATTACAACACGGTGGATATGTCGGAGCGCAATCTTCGTGAGTATTATTTACCAGCTTATAAAGCTGCGCTCGATGCAGGTGTAGAGATGGTGATGGCATCATTCAACACAGTGGACGGTATTCCCGCTAGTGGCAATGAGAAGTTGATGCGTGACATTTTGCGTGAGGAATGGGGATTCGAAGGGGTGCTTATCTCGGATTGGGCTTCCATTCGTGAGATGATTGCCCACGGGGCAGCGGAGGATGATCGTGAAGCTGCATATCGTGCGATTCGTGCTGGTGTGGACATCGAAATGATGACACCTTGCTATGTTCATCATCTGCCTGCGTTGATTGCGAGTGGTGAGGTGAGCGAGAAACTTATCGATGAAGCGGTACTTCGTATATTGCAGCTCAAAGAAAAATTAGGCTTGTTCGATAATCCGTTCCGAGCAGCCAATCCAGAACGGGAGCGCGAGATCGTGTTCTCGAAGGAACACCGTCAGGTGTCCTATGAGCTGGCTACCAAGTCGGCAGTGCTGCTGAAAAATGCGAATGGCATTCTTCCATTGAATCCACAAGCCCATATTGCCTTGATTGGCCCATTTGCCGAAAGTGAAGATATTCTAGGATGGTGGTCATGTGAAGGGGTAAAAGCGGATGCAGTTAAGCTGGGAACAGCATTGCAGGAACGTCTTGGCACAGATCATGTCCATCTTGCCCAAGGCAGTGGTGTGCATACGATCACATCGGAGCAGATTGCAGAAGCGCTAGAAGTTGCAAGCAAAGCAGATTTGATTGTACTTGCGCTGGGTGAGGATTCGGACATGAGTGGTGAGGGTGGATCACGCACTGATATTCGTTTGCCAGCAGCGCAATTAGAGCTTATCAAGCATATAAGATCTACAGGTAAACCGTTGGCAACTGTTATCTTCAATGGCCGCCCACTTGATTTACATGGCATATGGGAAGAATCGGATGCCGTACTTGAAGCGTGGTTCCCAGGTAGTGAAGGTGGGACAGCCATCGCTGATGTGCTGACAGGTGTGGTGAATCCGTCTGCTCGATTGACGATGTCCTTCCCTCAATCGGTAGGCCAAGTTCCTGTCTATTACAATCATTTTAATACAGGTCGACCATTGAATCCTCAGAAGACGGAGGAGCGCTATGTTTCCAAATATATCGATAGCCCGAATGACCCGTTGCTCCCATTTGGTTATGGTCTATCTTATACAACCTTTGAGTATGGTTCACTTGATATCTCCAGCCGGGAGCTGAGTAATGAGCTGCCTCTGACCATCAAGGTGAAGGTAACCAATACTGGAGAACGTACAGGCGTGGAGACCGTTCAGTTATATGTGAGGGATGTAACGGGTGAAGTGGTACGTCCAATGCGTGAATTAAAAGATTACGTCAAGCTGGAGCTGGCTCCAGGTGAGACAGGCACTGCAACGTTTACGCTAAGCGAGGCACAGCTTCGCTATCACCACTCGGATCTGAGTTATCGTAGTGACAAAGGCACATTCCACGTCTATGTGGGGCCGAATAGCCGTGATACTCAGGAGACTAGCTTCCAATTAGTATAG